Proteins from one Mycobacterium sp. HUMS_12744610 genomic window:
- a CDS encoding alpha/beta fold hydrolase, translating to MGNHAVRWRGTPHNAAMDLFVRESGPAAAPAVVFLHGAYASGWAWEPIVERVQQYHCLVPDLPHFGKSFELGPFEMGRAATAVAELIGSRVTTGRAHVVGWSLGAQVGVQLLATEPKFVDRAVLCGTFVNTLPFVKFTRRLLALPARNAMYRWMVSRYRTSWQAKVPSAHIDEYLEDVRLITSGQLADVTMAAAGFTLPKGLAKSESPTLFVTGSKELPVVRRLAAALAQQMPNGVDGVAIGMPHDWPTRHPDLFARTVDAWLTDCALPPQIRLPNPCRR from the coding sequence GGGAACGCCTCATAATGCTGCTATGGACCTGTTCGTACGCGAATCCGGTCCGGCGGCGGCGCCTGCCGTCGTCTTTCTTCACGGCGCGTACGCGAGCGGCTGGGCCTGGGAGCCGATCGTCGAGCGCGTGCAGCAATATCACTGCCTTGTCCCCGATCTGCCCCACTTCGGCAAGAGCTTCGAGCTGGGACCGTTCGAGATGGGCCGAGCCGCCACCGCGGTCGCCGAACTCATCGGCTCCCGGGTAACAACAGGCCGTGCGCACGTAGTGGGCTGGTCGCTGGGGGCCCAAGTGGGGGTGCAGTTGCTGGCGACCGAGCCGAAATTCGTTGATCGGGCGGTGCTGTGCGGAACGTTCGTCAACACGTTGCCGTTCGTCAAGTTCACGCGGCGACTGCTGGCGCTGCCCGCCCGGAACGCGATGTACCGCTGGATGGTGAGCCGCTACCGGACGTCCTGGCAGGCAAAAGTCCCCTCGGCCCACATCGACGAGTATCTCGAGGACGTCCGTCTCATCACCAGCGGGCAGCTCGCCGACGTCACCATGGCCGCCGCGGGGTTCACCCTCCCCAAGGGGCTCGCCAAATCGGAATCGCCCACCTTGTTCGTCACCGGCAGCAAAGAACTGCCAGTCGTACGGCGCTTGGCTGCGGCGCTCGCGCAGCAAATGCCCAACGGAGTCGACGGGGTCGCGATCGGCATGCCCCATGACTGGCCCACCCGCCATCCAGACCTCTTCGCGCGCACCGTCGACGCCTGGCTCACCGACTGCGCCCTGCCGCCCCAGATCAGACTGCCGAATCCGTGTCGTCGCTGA
- a CDS encoding Gfo/Idh/MocA family protein, producing MRIGILGASRWAPMTLLAPAKDNTSVVVAAVASRDVSRARAFAAKHGIDRVYDDYAALIADPELDAVYNLLPTSMHGRWTRATLDAGKHVLCQKPFSANGAEAREIAELAGKCDRVVMEALQYRYHPLTSRVEQIIASGELGNLERVEIAICVLLPKRSNANAYDYSLAGGALMNTGVYVVDMARTFGGSTPDVVSARAKLDAPRVDRAMMAEVRFAGGHTGLLRCAQWSSDLFRASVTAIGDRGRLRYRSPAAPHLIPRLSIRSADGKRVERFPRRSSYAYQLEAFAGAVLRGEPVKTTPQSAIENMTVIDAIYRAAGLPLRQPS from the coding sequence GTGCGGATCGGCATCCTGGGCGCGTCGCGCTGGGCGCCGATGACGCTCCTCGCCCCGGCGAAGGACAACACCTCGGTCGTCGTGGCGGCGGTGGCCTCGCGCGACGTGTCTCGCGCCCGGGCCTTTGCCGCCAAACACGGCATCGACCGGGTTTATGACGACTACGCGGCGCTGATCGCCGATCCAGAGCTGGACGCCGTCTACAACCTGCTGCCAACGAGCATGCATGGCAGGTGGACTCGGGCCACGCTGGACGCGGGCAAGCATGTGCTGTGCCAAAAGCCGTTCTCCGCCAACGGGGCCGAGGCCCGCGAGATCGCCGAACTGGCCGGCAAGTGCGATCGCGTCGTGATGGAGGCCCTCCAATACCGCTACCACCCGTTGACCTCGCGCGTTGAGCAGATCATCGCGTCAGGAGAGCTCGGCAACCTGGAGCGGGTGGAGATCGCGATCTGCGTGTTACTGCCCAAGCGTTCCAACGCCAACGCCTATGACTACTCCCTTGCCGGGGGTGCGCTCATGAATACCGGCGTTTACGTGGTCGACATGGCTCGCACCTTCGGTGGTTCGACCCCCGACGTCGTGTCAGCACGGGCGAAGCTGGACGCTCCTCGGGTGGACCGGGCCATGATGGCCGAGGTGCGGTTCGCCGGCGGGCACACGGGCTTGCTGCGCTGCGCGCAGTGGTCGTCGGATCTGTTTCGGGCAAGCGTCACGGCGATCGGCGATCGCGGTCGCCTGCGTTACCGCAGCCCGGCGGCGCCACATCTCATCCCTCGGCTCTCGATCCGCTCGGCTGACGGAAAGCGCGTGGAGCGCTTCCCGCGGCGCAGCAGTTACGCGTATCAGCTCGAGGCTTTCGCCGGGGCGGTGCTGCGCGGGGAACCGGTGAAGACGACGCCGCAGAGCGCGATCGAGAACATGACGGTGATCGACGCCATCTATCGCGCTGCCGGCCTCCCGCTCCGCCAGCCATCCTGA